The sequence below is a genomic window from Ignavibacteriales bacterium.
CCTGGAAAACCGAGTCTAACACAGTCCCATCAACCCATTTTATTATTGCAACAACTTTATCTTTATTAACTTGAGGCTTTGCCGGAGCGCCGCCGCAGATTTCATCAACTTCTTTTTTGATTTGCTTTATATCTTTTATCGGAAGTGATGAAGCTTTAACAGCTTTCAATAAATCTTTTCTCAAAGGATTAATTGCAATGCCGCGTTCGGTGATAATAACATCAATTAATTCTCCCGGACCGCAAAGTGTCGTGACTTCATCAACAATGACAGGAATACGATCTCTGAAAGAAGGTATCGCAAGTATTGTACATTTTGAATAAAGACAATTCTGCCAACCGCCGATACCGTGGAGTAAATAACCATCAGAGTGCGTAACAACATTTGCATTAAACTTTACATCGACTTCTGTCGCACCAAGCACCGCAGTATCCACTATCGATGCAAAATTTCCTTTGCCATGAAAATTATAACTTGTAAAAGGTGAAGTGTTAACGTGATTCGTATTCTCCCGCATACTTCTTACGCCTTCAAGGTCGAAAGTTTGTCCGTCAAGAATGTAATCGGTCAATCCTTCTTCAAGCATTTCAACAAGGTACTTTGTACTACCGCCGCGCATAAATCGTGCTTTTACACCTTTAGCTTTCATTTTTTCTTTTAAGAAAAGTACGAATGCAAGATTGGTTCCGCCAGCGCCGGCTTGTAGGGAAAATCCTTCTTTCATAATTCCTGCTGCTTCGATAAAGTCGGCGACATATTCAGCGATAAGTAAACGATCAGGTGATTTGGTTACTTCTGTTGTACCGGAGACAATTTTTGACGGATCACCGAGTGATTCAACTTCAACAACAAAGTCAACGTTGTTGCCCTGTATCTGCCATGGAACACAAGGGAAGGGCACAAGATTATCTGTCACGATAATTGTTCTGTGAGCATATTCTGAATCGCCTAATCCGAATCCTATAAGTCCGCATGCAGATTTACCGCGGTCACCAGTTGCGTTACCGAATGGATCGGCTGTTGGCGCAAGTAAAACCGCTATATCAACATGAACCTCACCATCCTGTAGCGACTGGTATCTTCCGCCGTGTGAACGAAGAACACCAACACCATTCATCTTTCCTTCGGATGTGAATTTACCGAGCGGTCCGTTCATACTTCCTTCGATGTGATGAATAGTTCCGTCTTCAAGATATTTTATTAAGTGTGAATGAACAGGAAAACTTGCGGAAGGGAACCAGCGAATATTTTTTATTCCCATTTCTTTAACCGCATCAAATAACATATTTGTAACTGCATCACCATTACGTAAGTGATGATGAGTTGAAATCGTCATTCCGTCTTTCAGCCCGGCTTTTTTTAAGGCTGTCTTTAAATCCTTAACAACTTTATTTCCATCGGAAGGATAATCCATACACGAACGGATTTGTCCGCCGTGGCGGATCGCCTTCACTCCTGTTGGTTTGTATTTGTTTACACCTTTAAATGGAATTTGTTGTTGTCCGTTTACTTCGTCGGGGACTAATCTTCCTGCTGCGTTTTTTATTAGTTTCATTTTAGTTCCTTTAATCTTAAAAATTGTACACTGATTATTATGATAGTTATGATTTATTATGATCTTAAAAAATCAGAATAAATCAGTCAGATCAGCGTACTATTTTTCTTTTCTCCAATTTTTATCTAACAAACTATTTGTGATTGCTAATTCAATAATTCTAATCGCACGCTTAACCACGGGCGGGTCAATCATCTTGCTTCCAAGTGCAACAACACCCAAACCTTTTTTTTCAGCTTCTTCAAATGCCAGAACAATCTTTTTTGCTTTTTCAATTTCATCTTTGGTAGGAGCGAATGCTTCGTGAACAACTTTTATTTGTCTTGGATGAATACAGCCTTTGCCTTCAAAGCCAAGTGACTTTGCTTCAATAACACTTTGACGAAGTGCATCCATATCGGAAACATCAGAGAAGACTGTATCGATAGCTTGTATGCCGGCGGCTTTAGCGGCGTTCACAAGCATCTGCCTTGCAAAAAGACTTTCACGTCCTTCGTTAGTTCTTTGTGTTCCGATGTCGGCTGTGTAATCTTCAAGTCCTATTGCAAGCGCGCAATTATTTTTTGATGCAGAAGCAATCTCAAAAGCTTTAATAACACCAAGCGCACTTTCAATAATCGGCATGAAGTAAATATCATTTGTCACTTTGTATTGCTTCTTCAGTTTCTCAACTTCTTTTTCAAGTTGATGAATTTGTTCAGCAGATTCACACTTTGGAACAAGTATAACATTAACATTGTTAGGAATGATGTACTTTAAGTCATCCAATCCTTTTGGCAGCTGATTAATACGAACCATTCTTTCGGCGCCATAAAAATCTACAGAACGTAAAGCATTACGCACTAATAGTTGTGCGGCATCTTTTTCAATCGGGGCAACGCTGTCTTCAAGGTCTAAGATTATTCCATCGGGTGAATGAAGTCCTGCATTTACAAAAAACTTAGGTTCATCTCCCGGAAGGTAAAGTCTGCTTCTTCTTAGCTGATCTTTTTTTGTTGAATATTTATTTTGTTCAAGCAATGGAAACAGGTATTCCTTTTTATTATCAGGGAATAATCTTTTAACAGCGAGTTCAAACCGGGCAGCGAGTACGAATGGTAGTGCGCCGTTATCTTCAAGCAGAATCTTTGCATCTTTTATTCCAAAGAATTTTGACATATCAAGAATCATTTGACGAGTTGATTCTCCATACATAGACTCTACTTTACTTTTCAGGTCGATTTTTATCCCGCCTGAATTTTTCAGTTCAATTTCGAAATAGCAATCGGAGCGGACTGAATCGCCTCGTTTGCCTGCGGAGGATTTTTTATTTGCATTCATAATTCGTTGTAATGTCCTATAATTGAAATAATTTCAATCTGATTATTTTTAATTCTATACACAAGGCGATCTTTTTTATTTATTCGGCGAGACCAGCAAGGAGGTATTTTATGTTTTAAATGTTCAGGTTTTCCCAAACCCTTGAATGGAGTGGCTTTTATATCTTCGATTAATAAAATGACTTTATCAAAATACTGATTTGTGAGTAAGCCCGATTTAACCTTTTTAAGTTTTGTAATTTGCTTAAGTGATTCCGGTGACCAGATAACTTCTAAACTTTTTGTCAAAACTATCTACCCATTACATCTTTAATACTTAGTTTTTTCCCTTTACCTTCATCGAGTTCCCTTAGACCTTTTTTTATACTCTTTACCCACTTAGGATTGCTAAGTATATATAAGTTCTCAATTATGTTGTCATAGTCTTCTTTCGAAATAAGGACAGTATCTTTTCTACCTTTAGTACCGACAATCAGATAAGGTTCGCTGTTTTCATGAACCTTATCGATAATCTTATTCAGTTTATTTCGAGCTTCTGTATAAATAATTGCTTGCATTGTACTACCTATAAAATGTCATTATACTGTCACAAAAATAATCTTAACGGATTTCTAAAACAAGTGGTCATAAGCCATTTTAACAATTCAGCTATTAAGCAGTTACACAATCATCTTCTTCATAAATTCTTTTGCTGTCATCAGCTCAGCACTGAAAATTGCTTCCTTAATTTCTTTTCTTCTGCCAGTTACTAAGAGCTGAGAGGATAATGCTTCAAATTTATTATCAAGATCTTCCATTGTCATTGGTTCTCTTGGGTCGCCTTTTGGATATTCAAGGTATTCTGAAAATTCTCTTCCGTCCTTTGTTTTTACAACAACTTTACTCGGCTGTTTGGCTGGGAACATTTTTTCAAATTCAATTGATGGTTCACCCTTTATTCTGTCAATCACTTCCCAGATTCTCGGGTCTTTTAATTTTTCATCCGAGAATGATTGCGTCGTAACTTTATGATCTACCAATGCAGCGGCAATACAGTAGGGAAGTGAATGGTCCGCCGTTTCTCTTGACTCCGGTCTGTACTTGTGTGGATCAAAAAGTATATCATAAGCCTGGGCTAAAGTAGTTAGTGTTACGGACTCAATCTGATCATAACTGATATTATTTTTTGTTACAACTTTTAATGTTGCAGAAAGATGTGTGTGTGTTAATGCTTCAGTAGGAAAAGCTTTCATACTGCATTCTAAAATTTTGTATGAATCGCCAAGTCCGCCGATGAGTTTATCAAGATTCCACTTCCATTCTGAAACTCCATCACGACCTTTCATACTGAGTGGATCGACTTTTTGTTCTTTAACGTTGTAACCAAGGAAGCAATCCATAAAACCTTCTTTGCCTTCAAACACTGCTTCAGTTCCTGAATATCCTTTCTGAGCCATCAGCGCGGCAAATACTCCGGCTTGAGTTGCCATCGGGTCAACTGTATTTTTCATCATTGTAAGTTTACCAGCAGTAGGGCAGCCGATCGTATGATTGTGACTTCCGCTAATACCAATTGCGTTTACCATCTGATCAACAGTTAGTCCGAGAATTTTTCCTGCGACAACAGGTGAAACAAACTGGGTTAATGTTGCGTGATGCCATTTACGTTCACGTATTCCCGGAACTGCAAACTCACAAAGTCTCTGTTCAAATTCATACGCAAGCACTACTGCAGTTATAACTTCTTCCATAGATGCACCAACCATTTCAGCAGTTGATAATGCTGCAGGAATTATATCAGATGGATGTGATGGATCTTCTTTCCAGTAAATGTCATTGAAGTCTAATGCGCGTATCATTAACGCATTAACTAACGCTGAGTTAACTGCAGGGATTTTATCGCCAAACCCTATAACAGTTGACTCAGGTTTGCCGCCCATTTCTTTGTAAAGGTCTCTCAGAATTTTTACATCTTTAGTGTGATATCCACCAAACGCACATCCGAATGAGTCGTAAAGGTATCTTTTAACTTCGTGTATAACTTCTTTTGGCAGATCTTTGTACTGAAGGTTAACTGCAAATTCTGATATTGTTCTTGAGATTGATTTGTTCATATTGTTTTCCTTTTATTTTTAAGGCGTCATTGCGAATGCAGTGAAGCAATCTGATTAAAATATAGTTTGCGTCGTTCGAAGACTCACTCGCAAAGACAACTTTTATAAATTTTTCCTCACCCATTCTTCAAGTCCACCGGTGACAATTAATTCCTGCGCTGCTTCACCAACTGGATCAATTGAATAAGTTTTATTATCAAATGTTAAAGTAGAATTTTCAAAATCTATTTTAACATTCTTACCTGATTTAACAGTCAGTTTATCTTTTCCGTAAATAGATTTTAAATCATTTACAAGCTGCGGACATTCAATTAAAAGATAACCGTTGTTAAGTGCGTTGCGCTTGTAAGTTTCATTAAACGTTCCTGCAACTACTAATTGAATACCTTTATACTTCAATGCTGTTGCTGCCTGTTCTCGTGATGAACCTGTGCCGAAGTTAAACCCTCCGACAAGAACATCACCGGCTTTTGCAATCTTTACAAATTCCGGATCATAATTTTCCATTACAACTTCTGCCTGCTGCTGAGCTGTCATATCGTCATTGTAAGTGTATTTGCCGGGATAAATTCCATCTGTGTTAAGATTATCCTGATGACAGAAAATTAATTCACCTTCAATGACTGGTTTAAATCCTTCAATAATTTTTACCGAAGACTTAGCTCCTGATTTTTTTTCATTAATTTTTATTGAACCGGAAAGCTGCAGTGTTTGTGAATCATCCCAATCAAAACTAATTTTTCCTGAAACTGCTGATGAAGCTACAACTGCTGGTGATGCAAGATATGCCTGTGCATTTGGTGATCCCATTCTTCCTTTGAAGTTTCTATTCGTTGCTGAAATTCCCACTTCACCATCTTCCAATAATCCGGTGCCAAGACCGATGCAAGGTCCACATCCTGGTGGTAAGGCAATTGCTCCTGCTTCAAGTAATGAATTCCAGTAACCAAGTTTTTCAGCTTCTTTCTGTACTTCGCTTGAAGCTGCAGCAATATAGAATTTTACTCCTTCAGCAACTTTCTTCCCTTTAATGACTGATGCTGCTTCTTTAATATCATCGAGTCTGCTGTTCACACATGAAACTAAATATGCTTTTTGAATTTTTACATCTTTGGATTTCAATTGTGATACTGCGTTCATAGTTTTAACAGTATTTGGACCCGATACATAAGGCTCAACAGTTGATAAATCAATTTCTAATTCCTTTGCATAGAATGCGTTGTTATCGGCTTTGAGAATATTTTTTTTGAGTTCATTAATTCTTTCCTGATTCATCCTTGGTTGTTTACCGTTCCCATCTGAATCAGAAAAAACTCCTTCAAGTCCTCGCTTTGAAATATAGTCAGCACGTTTTTCAAGCCAGTTAATTGTTGTTTCATCAATAGGGAAGACACCTGCAAGCGCACCCCATTCTGTAGTCATGTTGGCGATTGCAAGTCTTTCATCAACAGATAAGTGAGCGACACCATCACCAACAAATTCAATTGCATGGTTTAAAACTTCATCATGATTGAAGAAGCCGCATAAGGCTATGATAACATCTTTGCCTGTAACACCTGTTCTTAGTTTTCCTTTCAACTCAACTTTAGCGATTGGCGGAACCTGCCACCACGTTCTTCCAGTTGCCCATATAGCTGCTGCATCTGTACGAACAATCGGAGTTCCTAAACAACCAAGTCCGCCGTACATATTTGAATGCGAATCAGACGCAACAACCATTGTTCCGGGCCACGCGTAACCTTCTTCGCACATAATCTGATGACCGATGCCACGACCTGCGGGATAAAAATCAACTCCCATTGATTTCGCAAACTTTTCAATCTTTTGATACTTCTCTAAATTTTTTTCAGTTTTATCCTGAACGTTGTGGTCAAGAGTGTTAACCACTTGCCGCGGATTAAATAGTTTTGTCGCACCAATCGATTTAAATTTCGGAATAACGGCGCCGGTGTTATCGTGCGTCATCACGTAAGCAGGTTTAATTGAAAGGTAATCGCCTGCATGAACAATGTTGTCAGGGTTTAATCCTACTGCAAATTTTTGCGCTATTTTTTCGATGAGTGTTTGATTCATTTGATTTCCTTTTGAATATTGTCATTGCGAACCCGACTCACGTTGATTAGCAAAAGGTCGGGAGAAGCAATCTATTTAAAGATTAAATCCCAACTGTATAAATCTTTCCATTCTGGATTGAAATTATTTATTAATTCTATTTTCTTTTTTCTCGAACCTGCTTTCAATTGTTTTTCTCTTTTAATCGCATCTGATGGATTATTAAATATTTCATAATAAACAAGTTTGTCAACATTATATCTTTTGGTAAATCCATCAATCAATTTTGATTTATGTTCCCAAATTCTTCTGTTAAGACTATTAGTCATACCAGCATAGAGGACAGTATTATTTTTATTGGTCAATATGTACAAGTAATAACTTTTCATTATGTAATATTGATTGCTTCGCTCGAAGACTCGCTCGCAATGACAATAAGAATTTCACGCTTTAAACGGATCAAAGCTTACAAAGTCTGCATGATGTACAATTATAGCTTCAACGTTTCGTTTTGCTAAGTCTCCTTCTTTTGCATGATATGCAATGATGTGCTGCACTTCATATGGTAATCCAAATCTGTCTGCAATGCTAACGCCACTGAACGGGTGACGAAGCAGATGTCCGGCTTTACTTGTTACAAGTTTACCGTCAACTTTATCGTACTCAATCAACTTACCGATGTCGATAAGGATTGCGCCGGCAATTAATAAATCCATATCTATTTTTATTTCTTCACCAAAATTTGATTTCATTCTTTTTGCAATATCAACTGAAAGCTGCACTGCTGTACGTTTATGATTCATAAAAGTAATTTTACAATCCTTGATGAGCAGTGAGAATGGAATTACTTCTAGATCCTCTGGTGAAAGAACAGAATTTTCAATTGCGTAAACCCAGCAGTTTAAAACTTTATCTCTGAGTTCTTTATTTTCAATCCAGTTTATTTCAGGCCAGATCTTTAAAACTTTATCTTTCATTTATTTCTCTTCCTATAGTTTAAGTTGATTGTTTAATTGCTCTATTGTTTGATTGTTAAAATCTGTATAACAGCTAAACAATTAATTCTTTTCGATTTTTCAGAATAGTATATGCTTTTAACCCTAATAAAATTGCAAGTGTGAAAAGCAAAATGGAAATAATTGATAACGTATAATTTGAGACTATAAAATTTGTATAGATCAGCATACCAAGTGCTGTTAAAGTAACAGCGAACATAAATATCATCGGTATAAGTACGAATGAAAATCCCTTCTTAAGATTTGCAACCCAAACAGTCAGAGCAAGCAAAGCCAATGCAGCAAGTAATTGATTTGCACTTCCGAACACAGGCCAGATTGACATTGTTTGTCCACTAAATGTTAATACCGCGCCAAATACAACAGTTATTCCGGTTGAGATATATCTGTTAGTAATCAATGAAGTATTCTTATCCTGCGTTTCAAAAAATTCCTGGAACATAAATCGCGCTAACCTAGTTGCAGTATCAAGCGATGTTAATGCAAATACTGATACTGCAAGTGCAGTAAAAGTTTGAGCAGTTGATAGTGAAATATTCAAGACAGGAATTGAATTAATAAATCTTCCTACTCCTAATGAAAATGCGGCAACAGGTCCTTTTGATGTAAGAATATCTATGAACTCTTTATTGACCATCGAAGCAACGGCAACAAGTGATAATACTGCAAGCAATCCTTCAATCAACATTCCGCCGTAGCCTACGATTCTTCCATCTGTTTCTTTGTTAAGTTGTTTTGCCGTTGTTCCACTTCCTACAATCGAGTGAAAGCCACTTATGGCACCACACGCAACAGTAACAAACAGTGCGGGGAAGAGATACCCGACTTTATCTAATGAAAAAGTATTAAATGCAGGAATTGAAATTTGTGGTGAAGCGAAAAAAACTCCGACCAATCCGCCTAACATTAATGCATAAAGGAAAAAAGAATTCAGATAATCCCTTGGCTGAAGCAATATCCAAACAGGTACAGTCGATGCAACGAAAATGTAAGCGAATAAAATTAATTGCCAGGTTAAACCGGAAAGCTGTAAAGGAAATAAATCTCCTGCGGGTATTGATAAGAACAATAGAATTACACCAACAACCGTCGCAATCCATAGCGGGACTTTTAACCTGTAAATTGTAATACCGAATAAAACTGCGAGGAACATAAAAAGTATTGATGATGTTCCTGCACTTGGAATGTGTGTGAATGTATCAGCAACGATGATGGTAAAAACAGCAATAACAAGAATCAAAGTTGCCCAGGCAAATATGAGGAAAAGTTTTTTTCCGCTGATGCCGATATAAGACTGAATAATAAATCCGATTGATTTGCTTTGATGACGAATTGAAGCAACGATACTTGCATAATCATGTACACCGCCAATAAAAATTGAACCAAGCACAACCCACAAGTAAACAGGTATCCATCCAAAACCCGCAGCGATGACCGGACCGACAATTGGACCGGCACCTGCAATAGAAGCAAAGTGATGACCAAGAAGAACAGGAGCTTTTGCAGGGCAGTAATCAACTCCATCATACATCGTGTGTGACGGAGTTTCTTTATTATTGTTTACCTCAAGCCGTTTGGTTAAAAATCCACCGTACAACTTGTAAGCAACAACAAACAATACTAACGCTATTAGAACGAGTTCAATTCCGTTCATGATTGGCTTTCTTAGTGAAACTTCGTGAACTTAGTGCCTTAGTGGCGAATCTTAACCACTAAGACGCTAAGAACACTAAGAAACACTTAGAGGTTTTTGATTATTTCATCTGTCATTTGCTGTGTTGTGCAAGCGCCTTTACTGAAAACATCCGGACCACCGCGAAGTTTCATCATATCATATGTTTTAACTTTTCCTTCTTCAACAACCGTAGCAATAGCTTTTCTAATTTTATCTGCTTTAGCAGTTTCGCCGATATGATCCAGCATCATGCATGCACTCATTATCATAGCGATCGGATTGACAATTGAAGGATCCAGTTCCTGGTATTTCGGTGCGCTTCCGTGTGTTGGTTCAAACACAGCTACTTCATCACCTATGTTTGCGCTGCATGCAAACCCTAAACCACCGATCAACCCTGCGAATCCGTCCGAGATAATATCACCAAACATATTCTCAGCAACTACAACTCCGTAGTCTTCCGGATTTTTTGTAAGCCACATCATTTGTGCGTCGATATTTGTATCCCAGAGAGAAATGCCCGGAAATTCTTTTGCTATTTCCTTTCCAATCTTCAGCATCATTCCTGATGTTTCTCTAAGTACATTTGGCTTTTCACAAACGGTTACATTTTTATAACCATATTTTTTTGCATAGTCGAATGCTGCTCTGATTATCCTTGTGGCTGCGTGTTTGGTAATGATTCTTGTTGATATTGCAAGCTCTTCATTTGGAACATCTTTAAACGCTTTCCATTTGGAATGCGATTCAAAAGCCGCACGAACATTTGCCGGCGGATTTGTCCATTCAATACCTGCATAAAGTCCTTCCGTATTCTGTCTGAAAATCACTGAATTAACCAATGGTTCATCATAACCGCCTTTTCCATCTTTACGAATAAAATTAAGCGGATTACCTTTGAACGAAATACACGGACGAATACATATATCAAGATTGAATATCTGTCTCATTGAAACAATTGGTGAAAAGTAAGTGAAACCCTTTCCTTTAAGTGATGGATCAAGTTCCTTTTCGGCGGCGTCTTTGGGTTTTGATGTGATCGCACCGAACAAACCAAGCTTGTGCTCTTTTAATAAATCGATTGTTCTTTGAGGTAAAGCATTACCTTCGCTGCACCAGAAATCCCAGCCAATATCGCCGTGGATATAATCGGCTTCAAATCCTGCTGCTTCTAAAACTCTTATTGATTCGGGGAGTACTGTTTTACCAATGCCGTCGCCCGGCATTGAAACGATGGTTCTTTTCATGATATGCCTTAAAAATGAGTAAAAATTTTCGATAGAAAATTATAGAATATAAATTATGCAAGCAAGATTAAGGCTTATTTGCGGTAATATTTCGAATGTTCAGGTTTACAAAAAAAATTGTAAATTGAAATCAAAATAAAAACTTAAAAAAATCTGTAACGGACAATATTAAGTGAAAAAAAGGGAGAACATCTCATCCGAAACCGGGCTTATAGGATACCAAAAATCCCTGTCAGATTTATTACACAAAACAACTTTACCGGAAGAGGTCAGAACCAAACTCAATAAACTAATTACTGAAGTTGAAGAAT
It includes:
- a CDS encoding GIY-YIG nuclease family protein, with protein sequence MKSYYLYILTNKNNTVLYAGMTNSLNRRIWEHKSKLIDGFTKRYNVDKLVYYEIFNNPSDAIKREKQLKAGSRKKKIELINNFNPEWKDLYSWDLIFK
- a CDS encoding HD domain-containing protein, with translation MKDKVLKIWPEINWIENKELRDKVLNCWVYAIENSVLSPEDLEVIPFSLLIKDCKITFMNHKRTAVQLSVDIAKRMKSNFGEEIKIDMDLLIAGAILIDIGKLIEYDKVDGKLVTSKAGHLLRHPFSGVSIADRFGLPYEVQHIIAYHAKEGDLAKRNVEAIIVHHADFVSFDPFKA
- a CDS encoding citrate lyase subunit alpha (citrate-ACP transferase, the alpha subunit catalyzes the formation of (3S)-citryl-CoA from acetyl-CoA and citrate), whose amino-acid sequence is MKLIKNAAGRLVPDEVNGQQQIPFKGVNKYKPTGVKAIRHGGQIRSCMDYPSDGNKVVKDLKTALKKAGLKDGMTISTHHHLRNGDAVTNMLFDAVKEMGIKNIRWFPSASFPVHSHLIKYLEDGTIHHIEGSMNGPLGKFTSEGKMNGVGVLRSHGGRYQSLQDGEVHVDIAVLLAPTADPFGNATGDRGKSACGLIGFGLGDSEYAHRTIIVTDNLVPFPCVPWQIQGNNVDFVVEVESLGDPSKIVSGTTEVTKSPDRLLIAEYVADFIEAAGIMKEGFSLQAGAGGTNLAFVLFLKEKMKAKGVKARFMRGGSTKYLVEMLEEGLTDYILDGQTFDLEGVRSMRENTNHVNTSPFTSYNFHGKGNFASIVDTAVLGATEVDVKFNANVVTHSDGYLLHGIGGWQNCLYSKCTILAIPSFRDRIPVIVDEVTTLCGPGELIDVIITERGIAINPLRKDLLKAVKASSLPIKDIKQIKKEVDEICGGAPAKPQVNKDKVVAIIKWVDGTVLDSVFQVVK
- a CDS encoding type II toxin-antitoxin system prevent-host-death family antitoxin; its protein translation is MQAIIYTEARNKLNKIIDKVHENSEPYLIVGTKGRKDTVLISKEDYDNIIENLYILSNPKWVKSIKKGLRELDEGKGKKLSIKDVMGR
- a CDS encoding Txe/YoeB family addiction module toxin — translated: MTKSLEVIWSPESLKQITKLKKVKSGLLTNQYFDKVILLIEDIKATPFKGLGKPEHLKHKIPPCWSRRINKKDRLVYRIKNNQIEIISIIGHYNEL
- a CDS encoding carbon starvation protein A, producing MNGIELVLIALVLFVVAYKLYGGFLTKRLEVNNNKETPSHTMYDGVDYCPAKAPVLLGHHFASIAGAGPIVGPVIAAGFGWIPVYLWVVLGSIFIGGVHDYASIVASIRHQSKSIGFIIQSYIGISGKKLFLIFAWATLILVIAVFTIIVADTFTHIPSAGTSSILFMFLAVLFGITIYRLKVPLWIATVVGVILLFLSIPAGDLFPLQLSGLTWQLILFAYIFVASTVPVWILLQPRDYLNSFFLYALMLGGLVGVFFASPQISIPAFNTFSLDKVGYLFPALFVTVACGAISGFHSIVGSGTTAKQLNKETDGRIVGYGGMLIEGLLAVLSLVAVASMVNKEFIDILTSKGPVAAFSLGVGRFINSIPVLNISLSTAQTFTALAVSVFALTSLDTATRLARFMFQEFFETQDKNTSLITNRYISTGITVVFGAVLTFSGQTMSIWPVFGSANQLLAALALLALTVWVANLKKGFSFVLIPMIFMFAVTLTALGMLIYTNFIVSNYTLSIISILLFTLAILLGLKAYTILKNRKELIV
- the lysF gene encoding homoaconitase encodes the protein MNQTLIEKIAQKFAVGLNPDNIVHAGDYLSIKPAYVMTHDNTGAVIPKFKSIGATKLFNPRQVVNTLDHNVQDKTEKNLEKYQKIEKFAKSMGVDFYPAGRGIGHQIMCEEGYAWPGTMVVASDSHSNMYGGLGCLGTPIVRTDAAAIWATGRTWWQVPPIAKVELKGKLRTGVTGKDVIIALCGFFNHDEVLNHAIEFVGDGVAHLSVDERLAIANMTTEWGALAGVFPIDETTINWLEKRADYISKRGLEGVFSDSDGNGKQPRMNQERINELKKNILKADNNAFYAKELEIDLSTVEPYVSGPNTVKTMNAVSQLKSKDVKIQKAYLVSCVNSRLDDIKEAASVIKGKKVAEGVKFYIAAASSEVQKEAEKLGYWNSLLEAGAIALPPGCGPCIGLGTGLLEDGEVGISATNRNFKGRMGSPNAQAYLASPAVVASSAVSGKISFDWDDSQTLQLSGSIKINEKKSGAKSSVKIIEGFKPVIEGELIFCHQDNLNTDGIYPGKYTYNDDMTAQQQAEVVMENYDPEFVKIAKAGDVLVGGFNFGTGSSREQAATALKYKGIQLVVAGTFNETYKRNALNNGYLLIECPQLVNDLKSIYGKDKLTVKSGKNVKIDFENSTLTFDNKTYSIDPVGEAAQELIVTGGLEEWVRKNL
- a CDS encoding MmgE/PrpD family protein; the protein is MNKSISRTISEFAVNLQYKDLPKEVIHEVKRYLYDSFGCAFGGYHTKDVKILRDLYKEMGGKPESTVIGFGDKIPAVNSALVNALMIRALDFNDIYWKEDPSHPSDIIPAALSTAEMVGASMEEVITAVVLAYEFEQRLCEFAVPGIRERKWHHATLTQFVSPVVAGKILGLTVDQMVNAIGISGSHNHTIGCPTAGKLTMMKNTVDPMATQAGVFAALMAQKGYSGTEAVFEGKEGFMDCFLGYNVKEQKVDPLSMKGRDGVSEWKWNLDKLIGGLGDSYKILECSMKAFPTEALTHTHLSATLKVVTKNNISYDQIESVTLTTLAQAYDILFDPHKYRPESRETADHSLPYCIAAALVDHKVTTQSFSDEKLKDPRIWEVIDRIKGEPSIEFEKMFPAKQPSKVVVKTKDGREFSEYLEYPKGDPREPMTMEDLDNKFEALSSQLLVTGRRKEIKEAIFSAELMTAKEFMKKMIV
- a CDS encoding HpcH/HpaI aldolase/citrate lyase family protein; amino-acid sequence: MNANKKSSAGKRGDSVRSDCYFEIELKNSGGIKIDLKSKVESMYGESTRQMILDMSKFFGIKDAKILLEDNGALPFVLAARFELAVKRLFPDNKKEYLFPLLEQNKYSTKKDQLRRSRLYLPGDEPKFFVNAGLHSPDGIILDLEDSVAPIEKDAAQLLVRNALRSVDFYGAERMVRINQLPKGLDDLKYIIPNNVNVILVPKCESAEQIHQLEKEVEKLKKQYKVTNDIYFMPIIESALGVIKAFEIASASKNNCALAIGLEDYTADIGTQRTNEGRESLFARQMLVNAAKAAGIQAIDTVFSDVSDMDALRQSVIEAKSLGFEGKGCIHPRQIKVVHEAFAPTKDEIEKAKKIVLAFEEAEKKGLGVVALGSKMIDPPVVKRAIRIIELAITNSLLDKNWRKEK
- a CDS encoding isocitrate/isopropylmalate dehydrogenase family protein; translation: MKRTIVSMPGDGIGKTVLPESIRVLEAAGFEADYIHGDIGWDFWCSEGNALPQRTIDLLKEHKLGLFGAITSKPKDAAEKELDPSLKGKGFTYFSPIVSMRQIFNLDICIRPCISFKGNPLNFIRKDGKGGYDEPLVNSVIFRQNTEGLYAGIEWTNPPANVRAAFESHSKWKAFKDVPNEELAISTRIITKHAATRIIRAAFDYAKKYGYKNVTVCEKPNVLRETSGMMLKIGKEIAKEFPGISLWDTNIDAQMMWLTKNPEDYGVVVAENMFGDIISDGFAGLIGGLGFACSANIGDEVAVFEPTHGSAPKYQELDPSIVNPIAMIMSACMMLDHIGETAKADKIRKAIATVVEEGKVKTYDMMKLRGGPDVFSKGACTTQQMTDEIIKNL